A genomic segment from Deltaproteobacteria bacterium encodes:
- a CDS encoding xanthine dehydrogenase family protein molybdopterin-binding subunit: MADDYRVIGTPVVRPDGAEMISGQAIYGPDVTQPGMLWGKILRSPLPHARIRSIEVDKARALPGVTVISAGDVPDRRYGYAIQDDEIFAAEKVRHVGQPVAAAAAPDEERALEALSLIEVDYEELPAVFDAAEAVQDGAPLVHDELGPARSVYLASWKPVHGTNIIHQASHQRGDVEAALARADYMFEDTFHASQIHHSYMEPHATVAAVRGNTVTVWTCSQEVFELRTLLAELFGVPESRMRVVCTKVGGGFGGKIEPRLEPVTVALALHSRKPVKIVMTRAEEFTAAAGSTPATVTVKTGVMKDGTVVGRDVDFLWDTGAHAEGLAPSNRAMKDGIGPYRIHDIRVSSTLVYTNKMRGTQLRGLGVPEGAFAIESQLDMIAERLGIDPLELRLKNILEEGDINSIDDVVRSIGLRECLERVAESIGWGTPKPPNVGRGLAVIAKSPTTHSSISSAYVQFNEDGSAQVLVGASELGQGMSVVLCQIAAEVLGVPVESVGIASADTGTTPYDRGTFSSRVTFYTGMAVKIAAEDARNQLLELASRMVEVPRDDLAVAEERVVSPAHPELSLTFRAVLARAHASERPILGRGSYGGKGDYPTLPHKAQGKESVPGWKYAAQAVEAEIDEETGIVRVRRIASAHDVGKSLNPLSVDGQIVGGVVMGLGYALHERLQFDNGRIVNPSFMDYKIPSSQEIPEITPIAVEVPLPEGPFGAKGIGELAIVGIAPAIGNAIHDALGVRLKELPLFPERVLEAVESQRKSNGG, encoded by the coding sequence ATGGCTGACGACTATCGCGTAATCGGTACTCCGGTGGTGCGTCCGGACGGCGCCGAGATGATCTCGGGACAGGCCATCTACGGGCCGGACGTGACCCAGCCGGGGATGCTGTGGGGCAAGATCCTGCGGAGTCCGCTGCCGCACGCGAGGATCCGCTCCATCGAGGTGGACAAGGCCCGGGCGCTTCCCGGCGTCACCGTCATCAGCGCGGGGGACGTGCCGGACCGGCGTTACGGCTACGCCATCCAGGACGACGAGATCTTCGCGGCGGAGAAAGTGCGCCACGTCGGCCAGCCGGTGGCCGCGGCCGCGGCGCCGGACGAGGAGCGGGCGCTGGAGGCGCTGTCCCTCATCGAGGTGGACTACGAGGAGTTGCCGGCGGTGTTCGATGCCGCGGAGGCGGTGCAGGACGGCGCGCCGCTGGTGCACGATGAACTGGGGCCGGCCCGGTCGGTGTACCTGGCCTCGTGGAAGCCCGTGCACGGCACCAACATCATCCACCAGGCGTCGCACCAGCGCGGCGACGTGGAAGCGGCGCTGGCGCGGGCGGACTACATGTTCGAGGACACCTTCCACGCGAGCCAGATCCATCACAGCTACATGGAGCCCCACGCCACCGTGGCCGCGGTCCGGGGCAACACGGTCACGGTGTGGACCTGCAGCCAGGAGGTGTTCGAGCTGCGCACCCTGCTGGCGGAGCTGTTCGGCGTCCCCGAGAGCCGCATGCGCGTCGTATGCACCAAGGTGGGCGGCGGCTTCGGCGGCAAGATCGAGCCGCGGCTGGAGCCCGTGACCGTGGCCCTGGCGCTCCACAGCCGCAAGCCCGTGAAGATCGTCATGACCCGGGCGGAGGAGTTCACGGCCGCGGCCGGCTCCACCCCGGCCACCGTGACGGTGAAGACCGGGGTCATGAAGGACGGCACCGTGGTGGGGCGGGACGTCGACTTTCTGTGGGACACCGGCGCCCACGCGGAAGGCCTCGCCCCCAGCAACCGCGCCATGAAGGACGGCATCGGCCCCTACCGCATCCACGACATCCGGGTGTCGTCCACGCTGGTCTACACCAACAAGATGCGCGGCACGCAGTTGCGCGGGCTCGGGGTGCCCGAGGGCGCCTTCGCCATCGAGTCGCAACTGGACATGATCGCCGAGCGCCTGGGGATCGATCCGTTAGAGTTGCGCCTCAAGAACATCCTGGAAGAAGGCGACATCAACTCCATCGACGACGTGGTGCGGAGCATCGGGCTGCGGGAGTGCCTGGAACGGGTGGCCGAGTCCATCGGCTGGGGCACCCCCAAGCCCCCGAACGTGGGCCGCGGCCTCGCGGTCATCGCCAAGTCCCCCACCACCCACTCCAGCATCTCCAGCGCCTACGTGCAGTTCAACGAGGACGGCAGCGCCCAGGTGCTGGTGGGCGCCTCCGAGCTCGGCCAGGGCATGTCCGTGGTGCTGTGCCAGATCGCCGCCGAGGTGCTGGGGGTCCCGGTGGAATCCGTGGGCATCGCCAGCGCGGACACCGGCACGACGCCCTACGACCGCGGGACGTTCTCCAGCCGCGTCACCTTCTACACCGGCATGGCCGTAAAGATCGCCGCCGAAGACGCGCGCAACCAGCTCCTGGAGCTGGCCTCGCGCATGGTGGAGGTTCCGCGGGACGACCTTGCCGTGGCCGAGGAACGCGTGGTGTCGCCCGCGCATCCGGAGCTCTCGCTCACGTTTCGCGCGGTGCTGGCACGGGCGCATGCGAGCGAGCGGCCGATCCTGGGACGGGGCTCCTACGGCGGCAAGGGAGACTATCCGACGTTGCCTCACAAGGCCCAGGGCAAGGAGTCCGTGCCCGGCTGGAAGTACGCGGCCCAGGCGGTGGAGGCGGAGATCGACGAGGAGACCGGCATCGTCCGGGTGCGGCGCATCGCCTCCGCCCATGACGTGGGCAAGAGCCTCAACCCCCTGAGCGTCGACGGCCAGATCGTCGGCGGTGTGGTCATGGGACTGGGCTACGCCCTGCACGAACGGCTCCAGTTCGACAACGGCCGCATCGTCAATCCCTCGTTCATGGACTACAAGATCCCGTCGAGCCAGGAGATCCCGGAGATCACCCCCATCGCCGTGGAAGTGCCGCTGCCGGAGGGTCCGTTCGGCGCCAAGGGCATCGGCGAGCTGGCCATCGTGGGCATCGCCCCCGCCATCGGCAACGCCATCCACGACGCGTTGGGCGTGCGTCTCAAGGAGCTGCCGCTCTTTCCCGAGCGGGTGCTGGAGGCGGTGGAGAGCCAGCGGAAGAGCAACGGCGGGTGA